One genomic region from Chionomys nivalis chromosome 17, mChiNiv1.1, whole genome shotgun sequence encodes:
- the Znf623 gene encoding zinc finger protein 623, producing the protein MMSDKLTVLEPSASEPREFHDDRLAPLLGNPERQSLESPPSQEGGFKQMTVTHWKIQTGETAQLCSKSGRNPVLNSNLLILQRELIEGEARSCGVGGRSFPFNSNVVPHPISHAGEKPYQCDHCGKGFSQNSLLTEHQRVHAGDRLSVCNVCGKDLIHYADLVEHQRVHSGEKPFKCAQCGKAFCHSSDLLRHQRVHTRERPFECKECGKGFSQSSLLIRHQRIHTGERPYECNECGKSFIRSSSLIRHYQIHTEVKQYECRDCGKAFRHRSDLIEHQRIHTGERPFECHECGKAFIRSSKLIQHQRIHTGERPYVCNECGKRFSQTSNFTQHQRIHTGEKLYECNECGKAFFLSSYLIRHQKIHTGERVYECKECGKAFLQKAHLTEHQKIHTGDRPFECKDCGKAFIQSSKLLLHQIVHTGEKPYVCSYCGKGFIQRSNFLQHQKTHTEEKLRQYGQHGTDLTPPPDLVHQEDLSLSETSLHLGEASTDQECHAGHL; encoded by the coding sequence ATGATGTCTGACAAACTTACAGTGCTGGAGCCTTCCGCCTCGGAGCCCAGGGAGTTTCATGATGACAGGTTAGCGCCGCTGTTGGGGAATCCAGAAAGACAGAGCCTCGAGAGTCCCCCCTCTCAGGAGGGGGGCTTCAAACAGATGACAGTAACCCACTGGAAAATCCAAACAGGAGAGACAGCCCAGCTATGCAGTAAGTCAGGAAGAAACCCTGTTCTCAACTCAAACCTTCTGATACTTCAGAGAGAGCTCATAGAAGGGGAGGCCCGTTCTTGTGGTGTTGGTGGCAGAAGCTTCCCATTCAATTCAAATGTAGTTCCACATCCGATTTCTCACGCAGGGGAGAAGCCTTATCAGTGTGATCACTGTGGGAAAGGCTTCAGTCAAAACTCCCTCCTCACCGAACACCAGAGAGTCCATGCTGGGGACAGGCTCTCTGTGTGCAACGTGTGTGGGAAAGACCTCATTCACTACGCTGACCTAGTTGAGCACCAGCGTGTACACAGCGGCGAGAAGCCGTTCAAGTGTGCACAGTGTGGGAAAGCGTTTTGTCACAGTTCAGACCTGCTTCGACACCAGAGAGTCCACACCAGAGAGAGGCCTTTTGAGTGCAAAGAGTGTGGAAAAGGCTTCAGTCAGAGCTCCTTACTCATTCGCCATCAGAGAATTCACACGGGAGAGAGACCCTATGAGTGTAACGAGTGTGGGAAATCTTTCATTCGGAGCTCGAGCCTTATTCGGCACTACCAGATCCACACAGAAGTGAAACAGTATGAATGCAGAGACTGTGGGAAAGCCTTCCGGCACCGTTCGGACCTCATTGAGCACCagagaattcacactggagagagaCCCTTTGAGTGTCACGAGTGTGGCAAGGCCTTTATTCGCAGCTCAAAGCTCATCCAACATCAGAGAATCCATACCGGAGAACGGCCTTACGTGTGCAATGAGTGTGGGAAGCGCTTCAGTCAGACGTCCAACTTCACTCAGCACCAGAGGATCCACACCGGGGAAAAACTCTACGAGTGTAACGAATGCGGCAAAGCCTTCTTTCTGAGCTCGTACCTCATACGACACCAGAAAATCCACACCGGCGAGCGGGTGTACGAGTGCAAAGAGTGTGGGAAGGCTTTCCTGCAGAAGGCCCACCTCACTGAGCATCAGAAGATCCACACCGGAGACAGACCCTTCGAGTGCAAAgactgtgggaaagccttcatcCAGAGCTCAAAGCTGTTGCTGCATCAGATTGTCCACACTGGGGAGAAGCCCTACGTGTGCAGTTACTGTGGGAAAGGCTTTATACAGAGGTCCAACTTCCTTCAGCACCAGAAGACGCACACCGAGGAGAAGCTCCGCCAGTACGGTCAGCATGGAACggatctcaccccacccccagaccTTGTCCACCAGGAGGATCTTTCCCTGAGCGAGACCTCCCTTCATTTGGGAGAGGCGTCTACAGATCAGGAATGTCATGCAGGTCACTTATGA
- the Gfus gene encoding GDP-L-fucose synthase: MGEPQGSMRILVTGGSGLVGKAIQKVVADGAGLPGEEWVFVSSKDADLTDAAQTRALFQKVQPTHVIHLAAMVGGLFRNIKYNLDFWRKNVHINDNVLHSAFEAGTRKVVSCLSTCIFPDKTTYPIDETMIHNGPPHSSNFGYSYAKRMIDVQNRAYFQQHGCTFTAVIPTNVFGPHDNFNIEDGHVLPGLIHKVHLAKSNGSALTVWGTGKPRRQFIYSLDLARLFIWVLREYNEVEPIILSVGEEDEVSIKEAAEAIVEAMDFCGEVTFDSTKSDGQYKKTASNGKLRSYLPDFRFTPFKQAVKETCAWFTNNYEQARK; encoded by the exons AtgggtgagccccagggatccatgAGGATCCTCGTGACAGGGGGCTCTGGACTGGTGGGCAAAGCCATCCAGAAGGTGGTCGCAGATGGGGCCGGCTTACCTGGAGAGGAATGGGTGTTTGTCTCCTCCAAAGATGCAGATCTGAC GGATGCAGCACAAACCCGAGCCCTGTTCCAGAAGGTACAGCCCACCCATGTCATCCATCTTGCCGCAATGGTAGGCGGCCTTTTCCGGAATATCAAATACAACTTGGATTTCTGG AGGAAGAATGTGCACATCAATGACAATGTCCTGCATTCAGCCTTCGAGGCGGGCACTCGCAAGGTGGTCTCCTGCCTGTCCACCTGTATCTTCCCTGACAAGACCACCTATCCTATTGATGAGACaatg ATCCACAATGGTCCACCGCACAGCAGCAATTTTGGGTATTCGTACGCCAAGAGGATGATTGACGTGCAGAACAG GGCCTACTTCCAGCAGCATGGCTGTACCTTCACCGCTGTCATCCCCACCAATGTCTTCGGTCCTCATGACAACTTCAACATCGAAGATGGCCATGTGCTGCCTGGCCTCATCCATAAGGTGCACCTGGCCAAGA GTAATGGTTCAGCCTTGACTGTGTGGGGGACGGGGAAGCCACGGAGGCAGTTCATCTACTCTCTG GACCTGGCCCGGCTCTTCATCTGGGTCCTACGGGAGTACAATGAGGTGGAGCCCATCATCCTCTCAG TGGGCGAGGAAGATGAAGTGTCCATCAAGGAGGCGGCCGAGGCTATAGTGGAGGCAATGGACTTCTGTGGGGAAGTCACT TTTGATTCAACAAAGTCAGATGGACAGTATAAGAAGACAGCCAGCAATGGCAAGCTTCGGTCCTACTTGCCTGACTTCCGTTTCACACCTTTCAAGCAAG cTGTAAAGGAGACCTGTGCCTGGTTCACCAACAACTATGAACAGGCCCGGAAGTGA